From Amycolatopsis sp. cg9, one genomic window encodes:
- a CDS encoding TetR family transcriptional regulator, translating into MTSSPSEPQGLRERKKARTRAAIQRHALRLFQEQGYSATTVDQIAAAAEISPSTFFRYFPTKEATVLYDPFDPLLIAAALAQPAELSPIGALRATVTTIREVLPADEWERERQRQRLVLREPELRTAAMDKFAEGIDLLAGFAAQRTGRAPGGFEVRNWAGAVVGVVLAAFLGSAADPEADTLAVLDEAVAHLEAGLPL; encoded by the coding sequence ATGACGTCGTCGCCATCTGAGCCGCAGGGACTGCGCGAACGGAAGAAGGCCAGGACGCGCGCCGCGATCCAGCGGCACGCGTTGCGGCTGTTCCAGGAGCAGGGCTACAGCGCGACGACGGTCGACCAGATCGCGGCCGCGGCGGAGATCTCGCCCAGCACCTTCTTCCGGTACTTCCCGACCAAGGAGGCGACGGTGCTGTACGACCCCTTCGACCCGCTGCTCATCGCCGCGGCGCTGGCGCAGCCGGCCGAGCTCAGCCCGATCGGCGCGCTGCGGGCGACCGTGACCACCATCCGCGAGGTGCTCCCCGCCGACGAGTGGGAGCGCGAACGCCAGCGGCAGCGGCTGGTGCTCCGCGAACCCGAGCTGCGCACCGCGGCCATGGACAAGTTCGCCGAGGGGATCGACCTGCTGGCCGGGTTCGCGGCGCAGCGCACCGGCCGTGCGCCGGGCGGCTTCGAGGTCCGCAACTGGGCGGGCGCGGTGGTCGGGGTGGTGCTGGCCGCGTTCCTGGGGTCGGCGGCGGATCCCGAGGCCGACACCCTGGCGGTCCTCGACGAGGCCGTGGCCCACCTGGAAGCGGGTTTGCCGCTCTGA